A stretch of the Bordetella genomosp. 8 genome encodes the following:
- the puuE gene encoding allantoinase PuuE, with protein MTSSHAGPYPRDLIGHGAKPPFADWPGGARIAVQFVLNYEEGAESSVLDGDAVSERFLSEIVGAEAYPARHMSMESIYEYGSRVGVWRILREFERRGLPLTVFGVALALQRNPDVARACVELGHEIACHGWRWLHYQNIDEATEREHMRLATESLRELTGGLWPLGWYTGRDSPNTRRLLVEQGGYEYDSDYYGDDLPFWTRVTSSDGKASPHLVVPYTLDTNDMRFATPQGFNTATHFYEYLRDSFDVLYAEGAETPRMLSIGMHCRLLGRPGRFVALQRFLDHVQSHNKVWVCRRIDIARHWAARHPA; from the coding sequence ATGACGAGCTCTCATGCAGGTCCCTATCCCCGCGACCTGATCGGCCACGGCGCCAAGCCGCCATTCGCCGACTGGCCCGGCGGCGCCCGCATCGCTGTCCAATTCGTCCTGAACTACGAGGAAGGCGCTGAAAGCTCCGTCCTGGATGGCGACGCAGTATCCGAGCGCTTCCTGTCGGAAATCGTCGGCGCCGAGGCCTATCCCGCCCGCCACATGAGCATGGAATCGATCTACGAATACGGTTCCCGCGTCGGCGTATGGCGGATCCTGCGCGAGTTCGAGCGCCGCGGGCTGCCGTTGACGGTGTTCGGCGTCGCGCTGGCCTTGCAGCGCAACCCGGACGTCGCCCGCGCCTGCGTCGAACTCGGCCATGAAATCGCCTGCCACGGCTGGCGTTGGCTGCATTACCAGAACATCGATGAAGCCACCGAACGCGAGCACATGAGGTTGGCCACGGAGAGCTTGCGCGAGCTGACCGGCGGCCTATGGCCGCTGGGCTGGTACACCGGCCGCGACAGCCCCAACACCCGCCGCCTGCTGGTCGAACAGGGCGGCTACGAGTATGACAGCGACTACTACGGCGACGACCTGCCGTTCTGGACGCGCGTCACAAGCTCGGACGGGAAAGCGTCGCCGCACCTGGTCGTCCCGTACACACTGGACACCAACGACATGCGCTTCGCCACCCCGCAAGGGTTCAACACCGCGACGCACTTCTATGAATACCTGCGCGACAGCTTCGACGTGCTGTACGCCGAAGGCGCCGAAACGCCGCGGATGCTGTCGATAGGCATGCACTGCCGGCTGCTCGGACGGCCAGGGCGTTTCGTCGCCTTGCAGCGGTTCCTGGATCATGTGCAAAGCCACAACAAGGTATGGGTATGCCGGCGCATCGATATCGCCCGGCATTGGGCCGCGCGGCATCCGGCGTGA
- a CDS encoding aspartate/glutamate racemase family protein — protein sequence MRLLVLNPNTSEAVSARLRSVLSAGLAQGEQLRVETAASGLPYIGDAAAMAVGARAANARLRDVMADGDLFDAVLLGCFADLDTTGLQAVAGRPAVSLLGASVRLAARAGQRWAVVTAGAGWRRLLPDMFATTVSEQAVPGALVSVRTFETQDPAIAGDPVRMQAEITGLAQLCADEDYADVVIVGGAGLGGLAPTAPVGRNRITVLDSVMCGLHIARELTNLGSQP from the coding sequence ATGCGCCTGCTCGTCCTCAACCCCAACACGTCGGAGGCGGTCAGCGCCCGCCTCCGGTCGGTGTTGTCGGCCGGGTTGGCGCAGGGCGAGCAGCTCCGCGTCGAGACCGCCGCCAGCGGGCTGCCCTATATCGGCGACGCCGCCGCCATGGCGGTCGGCGCCCGGGCGGCGAATGCGCGCCTGCGGGACGTCATGGCGGATGGCGATCTGTTCGATGCGGTGTTGCTCGGCTGCTTCGCTGACCTGGACACCACGGGCTTGCAGGCAGTGGCGGGCCGCCCTGCCGTCAGCCTGCTGGGCGCCTCCGTCAGGTTGGCCGCCCGGGCAGGCCAACGCTGGGCCGTCGTCACGGCCGGCGCCGGGTGGCGTAGACTGCTGCCGGATATGTTTGCCACGACCGTGTCCGAGCAAGCGGTACCAGGCGCGCTGGTCAGCGTACGCACCTTCGAAACCCAGGACCCCGCCATCGCGGGCGACCCCGTGCGCATGCAGGCGGAGATCACGGGGCTCGCCCAGCTTTGCGCGGACGAGGACTATGCCGACGTCGTCATCGTCGGCGGCGCGGGCCTGGGCGGCCTGGCGCCGACCGCGCCCGTGGGACGCAATCGCATCACGGTGCTGGATAGCGTAATGTGCGGACTGCACATCGCGCGCGAATTGACGAATCTAGGATCACAACCATGA